In a genomic window of Aphanothece sacrum FPU1:
- a CDS encoding SirB1 family protein, with product MQQFSLEINQPDHKINVAKAALLYAKDEYGYLDIEDYLNRLETMASQIKKRLPGTSYPLKVIKVINQYLFEQLGFQGNQNDYYDPRNSYLNQVIDRGMGIPITLSVVYLEIAKRINFPMVGIGIPGHFMIRPDFKDVGIFVDVFNQGEILFKEDCEAKLKEIYQQNIELEPHFIEPVSNQQLLGRMLTNLKYIYLNRQEYVKMLRIIELILLIFPNHPIEIRDRGLLYYQIEEWQKAIHDLQLYLKILPTAQDGDAIRQLLQKIE from the coding sequence ATGCAGCAATTTTCTTTAGAAATTAATCAACCTGATCACAAAATCAATGTAGCAAAAGCTGCTTTATTATATGCTAAAGATGAATATGGTTATTTAGACATTGAAGATTATCTTAATAGATTAGAGACAATGGCAAGTCAAATAAAAAAACGTTTACCAGGAACTTCCTATCCTTTAAAAGTAATTAAAGTTATTAATCAATATCTTTTTGAACAGTTAGGATTTCAAGGAAATCAAAATGATTATTATGACCCTCGTAATAGTTATTTAAACCAAGTAATTGACCGAGGTATGGGAATTCCTATTACTTTATCAGTCGTTTATTTAGAAATAGCTAAAAGAATTAATTTTCCCATGGTAGGAATTGGAATACCAGGACATTTTATGATTCGTCCTGATTTTAAAGATGTGGGAATTTTTGTTGATGTATTTAATCAAGGAGAAATATTATTTAAAGAAGATTGTGAAGCAAAACTAAAAGAAATTTATCAACAAAATATCGAGTTAGAACCTCATTTTATAGAACCCGTTAGCAACCAACAACTATTAGGCAGAATGCTAACAAATTTAAAATATATCTACCTAAATCGTCAAGAATATGTTAAGATGCTGAGAATAATTGAATTAATTTTGCTTATTTTTCCTAATCATCCTATTGAAATACGCGATCGCGGACTTCTTTACTATCAAATAGAAGAATGGCAAAAAGCGATCCATGATCTACAATTATATTTAAAGATTTTACCGACTGCTCAAGATGGGGATGCTATCCGCCAACTTTTACAAAAAATAGAGTAA
- a CDS encoding glycosyltransferase family 2 protein, which yields MFISVIIPTYNRKPILEKCLRALENQQLIDNKISQYEVVLVDDGSTDGTLEWLDKNKADFPHVYPFSQNHLGPAAARNLGVEKANGDIIIFIDSDLVVTEKFLQSHANSLTEGQEKLGDDRLFTYGWVINTCNFDNPTSEPYKITDFSAAYFATGNVAIARKWLEKVGLFDTGFQLYGWEDLELGVRLKKLGLKLIKCPEAVGYHWHPPFNLAQIPNLIDREIQRGRMGVLFYEKHPTLEVKLMIQMTWLHRILWGILSLGGTLNERTMSPFLQWLIDQGKPQLALEIARIFLNWYNVKGVYAAYRESQILQPKG from the coding sequence GTGTTTATTAGCGTCATTATTCCCACTTATAACCGTAAACCTATTCTAGAAAAATGTTTACGCGCGTTAGAAAATCAGCAATTGATTGATAATAAAATCAGTCAATATGAAGTCGTTTTAGTAGATGATGGTTCCACCGATGGAACATTAGAATGGTTAGACAAAAATAAGGCCGACTTTCCCCATGTTTATCCCTTTTCTCAAAACCATCTTGGCCCAGCAGCAGCCAGAAATTTAGGGGTAGAAAAAGCAAATGGTGATATAATAATATTTATAGATAGCGATTTAGTTGTCACAGAAAAATTCCTACAATCTCACGCCAATAGTTTAACCGAAGGACAAGAAAAATTAGGTGATGATCGCCTTTTTACCTACGGTTGGGTAATTAATACTTGTAACTTTGATAATCCTACCTCAGAACCTTACAAAATAACAGATTTTTCTGCTGCTTATTTTGCTACTGGGAATGTAGCGATCGCACGTAAATGGTTAGAAAAAGTTGGGTTATTTGACACAGGTTTTCAACTCTATGGATGGGAAGATTTAGAATTAGGTGTACGCTTGAAAAAACTAGGATTAAAATTAATTAAATGTCCAGAAGCAGTTGGTTATCATTGGCATCCTCCCTTTAATTTAGCTCAAATTCCTAACTTAATTGATAGAGAAATTCAACGAGGACGGATGGGAGTATTATTCTATGAAAAACATCCCACATTAGAAGTAAAATTAATGATCCAAATGACCTGGTTACATCGTATTTTATGGGGAATATTATCATTAGGTGGCACATTAAATGAACGTACAATGTCCCCATTTTTACAATGGTTAATAGATCAAGGAAAACCACAATTAGCTTTAGAAATTGCTCGAATTTTTCTTAATTGGTATAA